The window TCCCTATGAGGCCGGCTACAAGGCCAAGTTTCGCAGCAGCACACCGGCAGCCCGCGGGTTGCGGATATTGTAGCTGGCATGGGACTGGTCGTGGCCGACCCGGATGGTCACGGAGTGGTCCGGCAGGGTCTTGAACATATCTTCATCGCTTTCCGCGTCGCCCATGGCCAGGATAAAGTCCCATGCCTGTTTGGCACTGAAGTGTAGGGCGGAGACGGCCTTGCTGATCCCGGCACTGCGGACCTCGACGACCATCGGACCTTGTTGAACCTGGATTCCCACGTTGGAGGCCAGGCCGCGCAACGTTTCGGCCAGTTCCCTAGCCCGTTGCTGGCCGAGGTTGCGGTCCGCCTGTCGATAGTGCCAGGCCATGGAAAAATCCTTGTCCTCGATGAAGGTACCGGGCACCCGCGAGCTGAAGCGCTCCAGGATAGGTCGAATCTGATCCTTCCAGTCGTTGAGCAAAGGCCGGATCATCTGCCATTGGCCGCCTGCTTCCCGAACCCAGACCCCGTGCTCGGCCACCAGGGCCACTGGAAGGCTGTCCAGACATCGTTCCAGATTATGCTTGTCCCGACCGCTGAGAATGACCACCTGGGTATTCGGCAAAGCGGTCAAGGCCTGCAAAGTGGCCTTGATCTCCTCGGATGGGCAGGCCATGGACGGGGCGTCGTGAAAGGGCACCAGCGTGCCGTCATAATCCAGGAGCAGCAAACGGCTTTGGGCGGAAGCGCATTGCTGAACCACTTGCAAGGCAGCCTCGGTGCTGATGAAGGTGGATTCCATCCGTTCCTGTTCCGCCTTGACCTGCAAAAGCGAATTCATGAAGTCTTCGGCCCAATGGTTGACGTCGAATCGTTCCAGCCGATTTTTAAGCAGGGTCATGATCTGGCGCTGATGCTCGCTCGGGGTTTCCAGGGCTTTGTGAATGGCATCGGCGATGTCCGAAAGGCTGTTGGGGTTGACGATCAGGGTCTCTCCCAACTCCGTGGCCGCTCCAGCCGTTTCGCTGAGCACGAGGACACCCTGGTCATCCGTCTTGGCGGCGATGTATTCCTTGGCGATCAGATTCATCCCGTCACGAAGCGGAGTGACCAGGGCCACGTCGCTGATATCATAGAGCATGGTCAGTTCCCGGAGCGGGTAGGCCGTGAACTGGTAGATGATCGGCGACCAGGACAGCTTGCCGAAACGACCGTTGATCGCCCCCACCAGCTCGTCGATCTGTTTCTTCATTTCCTGGTATTTGCCCACCCCGGTCCGGGACGGGACGACCACGAGCATCAGGATGACCCGCTCATGCCACTGCG is drawn from Desulfonatronum thioautotrophicum and contains these coding sequences:
- a CDS encoding bifunctional alpha,alpha-trehalose-phosphate synthase (UDP-forming)/trehalose-phosphatase, with the translated sequence MRLVIVSNRLPISLVEQDGKIIAKESVGGLATGLNSYLDSLDRNSPFSGDPLWIGWPGMYLDDPSRFDFSSRIMGKFRICPVNVTPDQMDSFYLGFCNSTLWPLFHYFPSYVAFDEASWDSYVQVNDIFRQTVESVLEPDDVVWVHDYQIMLLPEMIRARRPDVTSGFFLHIPFPSYEIFRLLPSIWRSRLLQGLLGSDLIGFHTYDYSQHFLSSVSAILGLEHHLGKIMVGDRLVKVDTFPMGIDYHKYAQAALDQRTQDEKQELRKSLGSAKIMLSIDRLDYSKGIANRLRGYEAFLERYPQWHERVILMLVVVPSRTGVGKYQEMKKQIDELVGAINGRFGKLSWSPIIYQFTAYPLRELTMLYDISDVALVTPLRDGMNLIAKEYIAAKTDDQGVLVLSETAGAATELGETLIVNPNSLSDIADAIHKALETPSEHQRQIMTLLKNRLERFDVNHWAEDFMNSLLQVKAEQERMESTFISTEAALQVVQQCASAQSRLLLLDYDGTLVPFHDAPSMACPSEEIKATLQALTALPNTQVVILSGRDKHNLERCLDSLPVALVAEHGVWVREAGGQWQMIRPLLNDWKDQIRPILERFSSRVPGTFIEDKDFSMAWHYRQADRNLGQQRARELAETLRGLASNVGIQVQQGPMVVEVRSAGISKAVSALHFSAKQAWDFILAMGDAESDEDMFKTLPDHSVTIRVGHDQSHASYNIRNPRAAGVLLRNLAL